Proteins encoded by one window of Geobacter sp. DSM 9736:
- the frr gene encoding ribosome recycling factor, translating into MTKNVITDMSVHMDKTIDSLRKEYQKIRTGRASTALLDDVRVDYYGTPSPLSQVATLAVPEPRTITLQPWEGKMIQAIEKAIMNSNLGLTPANDGKVIRLTLPPLTEERRKDIVKQLKKMAEDAKVAVRNIRRDAIDSLKKLEKEKSISEDDLKRAEKEVQDVTNSHVAKIDEVCSHKEKEVMEI; encoded by the coding sequence GTGACCAAGAATGTCATCACCGATATGTCTGTGCATATGGACAAGACGATCGATTCACTGCGCAAGGAATATCAGAAGATCCGGACCGGCAGGGCCAGTACTGCCCTTCTCGATGATGTCAGGGTCGACTACTACGGGACTCCCTCGCCCCTCAGTCAGGTGGCGACGCTTGCGGTGCCGGAGCCTCGTACCATAACCCTTCAGCCGTGGGAAGGCAAAATGATCCAGGCCATCGAGAAGGCGATCATGAACTCGAACCTCGGGCTTACCCCTGCCAATGACGGAAAGGTGATCCGCCTGACCCTTCCTCCTCTCACCGAGGAGCGCCGCAAGGACATTGTGAAGCAGCTCAAGAAGATGGCGGAGGACGCGAAGGTTGCAGTGCGCAACATCCGCCGCGATGCCATCGACAGCCTTAAGAAGCTGGAGAAGGAAAAGAGCATTTCAGAGGACGATCTTAAGCGTGCGGAAAAAGAGGTTCAGGATGTGACGAACAGCCATGTAGCGAAAATAGATGAGGTTTGTTCACACAAGGAAAAGGAAGTTATGGAGATTTAG
- the tsf gene encoding translation elongation factor Ts: protein MSITAAQVNELRKATGAGLMDCKKALTETGGDHEKAVDYLRKKGLAAAAKKAGRVASEGMVGSYIHAGGKIGVLLEVNCETDFVAKNEGFQTFVKDIAMHIAAASPQYVRREEVPADAIEREKEIYRAKARETGKPENIIEKIIEGQVSKFYGDICLLEQAYVKDPDKTVQAYLNETIATIGENISIRRFCRYVLGEGLEKKESDFAAEVAAAAGV, encoded by the coding sequence GTGAGTATTACAGCTGCACAGGTGAACGAACTTCGAAAAGCCACCGGCGCCGGCCTTATGGACTGCAAGAAGGCCCTTACCGAGACGGGTGGCGATCATGAAAAAGCCGTCGATTACCTCCGCAAGAAGGGCCTTGCCGCCGCGGCCAAAAAAGCCGGGCGCGTAGCCAGCGAAGGAATGGTCGGTTCCTATATACATGCTGGGGGTAAGATCGGTGTGCTCCTGGAAGTAAACTGCGAGACCGACTTCGTTGCAAAAAATGAAGGCTTCCAGACATTCGTCAAGGACATCGCGATGCACATCGCTGCTGCTTCTCCCCAGTATGTACGCAGGGAGGAAGTGCCTGCGGACGCCATCGAGCGGGAGAAGGAAATCTACCGCGCAAAGGCGCGGGAGACAGGGAAGCCCGAAAACATAATAGAAAAGATCATCGAAGGGCAGGTTTCCAAGTTCTACGGCGACATCTGCTTGCTGGAACAGGCGTACGTGAAGGATCCCGACAAGACCGTCCAGGCGTATCTGAACGAGACCATCGCGACAATCGGTGAGAACATCAGTATCCGCCGGTTCTGCCGGTACGTTCTCGGCGAAGGGCTGGAGAAGAAGGAGTCCGACTTCGCCGCTGAGGTTGCCGCCGCGGCCGGCGTATAG
- a CDS encoding IPT/TIG domain-containing protein has protein sequence MQWRWLLIIPALLAATSAAVTGQTPSQRSAGTKERPAAINILSIIPAQGVPGITVTLYGSGFTDTTVAFLGNQEVPTTVVGPKQLTFEIPRLAPGLYALFLKRGDGSTSKIYNFTLLPQKPVAAELSPDRIDLCATGRDREVTVSGQNFQERSQVLFDGAAIRGRFISDTSLAFTVPNVPPGLHQVQVKNVEETTSGALALMILGTPEIDSIFPGEERVNSYDLIIQGRNFQQGSVVVVMEENSLDPGAPAGALTKRLGSAGVSGTGERERIIYVNCNRIIYQRYPYSTALKNFRVQVVNPSGEESAPMSVSAP, from the coding sequence ATGCAGTGGCGATGGTTATTGATCATTCCGGCACTCCTTGCCGCAACCTCCGCGGCGGTTACGGGGCAGACCCCCTCTCAGCGATCCGCCGGCACAAAGGAACGTCCCGCAGCGATAAACATCCTGAGCATCATCCCCGCCCAGGGAGTTCCCGGCATCACCGTGACCCTGTACGGTTCGGGATTCACCGACACCACCGTAGCGTTCCTCGGAAACCAGGAGGTCCCCACGACGGTGGTGGGCCCGAAACAGCTCACCTTTGAAATCCCCCGCCTCGCCCCCGGGCTTTACGCTCTGTTCCTGAAACGTGGGGACGGCAGCACCAGCAAGATATATAACTTTACGCTGCTGCCCCAGAAGCCGGTGGCGGCGGAGCTTTCTCCCGACAGGATCGACCTGTGCGCCACGGGACGTGATCGAGAAGTCACCGTCAGCGGACAGAACTTTCAGGAGCGCTCACAAGTTCTTTTCGACGGTGCAGCTATACGAGGCCGCTTCATCAGCGACACCTCACTCGCCTTCACGGTCCCGAACGTCCCCCCCGGACTCCACCAGGTCCAGGTGAAGAATGTGGAAGAAACCACCTCTGGAGCGTTGGCCCTCATGATCCTCGGCACCCCCGAGATCGACAGCATCTTTCCCGGAGAAGAGCGAGTGAACTCGTACGACCTGATAATCCAGGGACGGAATTTTCAACAAGGGTCGGTCGTGGTGGTCATGGAGGAAAACAGCCTGGATCCCGGTGCCCCCGCAGGTGCCCTGACGAAACGGCTCGGCAGCGCTGGAGTGTCCGGAACCGGGGAGAGGGAACGGATTATCTATGTGAACTGCAACCGCATCATCTACCAGCGATACCCCTACAGCACTGCACTCAAGAATTTCCGGGTCCAGGTAGTAAATCCCAGTGGCGAGGAGAGCGCTCCCATGTCGGTAAGCGCGCCGTAG
- the lptG gene encoding LPS export ABC transporter permease LptG — MTILNRLITATFLRIFTLCTGSFVAIYLVIDFLDRGGRFLRAGGAIHHISLYFLWKIPEIVSQILPLAVLMATLLTLGGLARNSELTAMRSSGISIVRVTAPVLLIAAILSIVNLVAGETLVPWSFDRTRYIEEVLIRKKSPTTFFRQQNIWHREENVILQARLFEPETSSLKGVTLWRLDAGMMPLERIDAKQAIRTQGRWVLTEAVGRKFSVEAVGTVKTDLLPVSLNLKPEDLKVLERRARDMGFLELRRYVDKLQKGGYDATRYIAQMHSRLSLPFACLVMGFLGIPFALRGGRTSGIALGVGVSLGIGFSYLMVNAVLLSFGQSGALPPLIAAWSANLLFTAAGIWLTMTVNR; from the coding sequence ATGACAATCCTCAACCGCCTGATAACCGCCACCTTCCTGCGCATCTTCACTCTCTGCACCGGCTCATTCGTAGCAATCTACCTCGTCATCGATTTTCTCGACAGAGGAGGACGCTTTTTGCGTGCCGGAGGGGCAATCCATCACATATCGCTCTATTTCCTCTGGAAAATTCCCGAAATTGTCAGCCAGATACTCCCCCTGGCGGTCCTGATGGCAACCTTGCTGACCTTGGGGGGGCTCGCCCGCAACAGCGAGTTGACCGCCATGCGAAGCAGCGGAATCAGCATCGTTCGGGTCACGGCACCGGTACTGCTCATTGCAGCAATCCTGAGTATAGTCAATCTCGTTGCCGGAGAAACCCTGGTCCCATGGTCTTTCGACCGCACCCGTTACATCGAGGAAGTACTGATAAGGAAAAAGAGTCCCACCACCTTCTTCCGCCAGCAGAACATCTGGCACAGGGAGGAGAACGTCATCCTTCAGGCGCGGCTCTTCGAACCCGAAACTTCGTCTCTCAAAGGTGTCACCCTGTGGCGGCTAGACGCCGGGATGATGCCCCTGGAACGTATCGATGCCAAACAGGCGATCCGCACGCAGGGAAGGTGGGTTCTGACAGAAGCCGTCGGCAGGAAGTTTTCCGTGGAAGCTGTCGGAACAGTGAAAACGGACCTTTTGCCGGTTTCGCTTAACCTCAAGCCGGAAGACCTGAAAGTCCTTGAGCGGCGGGCACGGGACATGGGTTTTCTTGAACTGCGCCGGTACGTGGATAAACTGCAGAAGGGGGGCTACGACGCGACAAGGTACATCGCACAGATGCACTCCCGGCTCTCGCTTCCTTTCGCGTGCCTCGTAATGGGATTCCTTGGGATTCCTTTCGCGCTGCGGGGTGGACGCACCAGCGGAATCGCCCTGGGCGTCGGGGTAAGCCTCGGCATCGGCTTCAGCTACCTGATGGTAAACGCGGTGCTACTTTCCTTCGGCCAGTCGGGAGCGCTACCACCGTTGATCGCCGCCTGGTCAGCCAATCTGCTCTTTACCGCTGCCGGCATATGGCTCACGATGACGGTGAACAGGTGA
- the rpsB gene encoding 30S ribosomal protein S2, whose protein sequence is MSSITMKELLEAGVHFGHQTKRWNPKMKPYIFGARNGIYIIDLQKTVRLFKSAYNYVVEAAKSGETVLFVGTKKQAQDAISEEAQRCGMFYVNQRWLGGMLTNFTTVKQSIDRLKRLDAMFADGSIDAYTKKEALQLEKERQKLEKTLGGIKGMNRLPGMMFVIDPKNEEIAISEANKLNIPVVAIVDTNCDPDNINYVIPGNDDAIRAIRLLTSKMADAVIEGSQARDTALQTDVEEFAEGAAPEEAAAAE, encoded by the coding sequence ATGTCGAGCATCACCATGAAAGAGCTGCTGGAGGCCGGTGTTCACTTTGGCCACCAGACCAAGAGATGGAACCCGAAGATGAAGCCTTACATCTTCGGTGCGCGCAACGGTATCTACATCATTGACCTTCAGAAGACCGTCCGTCTTTTCAAGAGCGCATACAATTATGTGGTCGAGGCTGCCAAGAGCGGCGAGACCGTTCTTTTCGTAGGGACCAAAAAGCAGGCACAGGACGCCATCTCAGAGGAAGCGCAGCGTTGCGGAATGTTTTACGTAAATCAGCGCTGGCTGGGAGGCATGCTTACCAACTTCACCACCGTAAAGCAGAGCATAGACCGTCTCAAGCGCCTTGACGCAATGTTTGCCGACGGTTCCATCGATGCTTATACCAAAAAAGAGGCTCTGCAGCTAGAAAAGGAACGGCAGAAGCTCGAAAAGACCCTGGGTGGAATCAAGGGGATGAATCGGCTTCCGGGAATGATGTTCGTCATAGACCCGAAGAATGAGGAGATCGCAATCAGCGAAGCCAACAAGCTCAATATCCCGGTGGTGGCAATCGTCGATACAAACTGTGATCCCGACAACATCAATTACGTCATTCCCGGGAACGACGATGCCATCAGGGCTATACGACTCCTTACGAGCAAAATGGCTGATGCCGTGATCGAGGGCTCCCAGGCGCGGGATACCGCACTGCAGACCGATGTAGAGGAATTTGCCGAGGGAGCCGCGCCGGAAGAGGCTGCGGCCGCGGAGTAG
- a CDS encoding DsbC family protein, which translates to MKSAVPALLFFASTATSAFAMLQQGCGGDCAGCHTLTVKEANALLTGMGEVKQVKTPPVRGLWELHFEKEGKKAVAYIDYGKKYVIPGPVYSIATRSPITGEAPPKPAAKKVNVSAIPLADSITMGNPKGKKRLFVFTDPDCPFCSKLHTELKKLVKLEPDVAVYIKLFPLKMHPKAYDKSRAIMQGSDPGKLLDEAFRGGSLPAPAPQGAKGVDETIRIAGTLGINATPTLVLPDGSVLPGYRKAEEIKRLMAKKKK; encoded by the coding sequence ATGAAATCAGCAGTTCCGGCACTTCTGTTTTTCGCTTCAACGGCAACCAGCGCTTTCGCAATGTTGCAGCAGGGGTGCGGCGGTGATTGTGCAGGATGCCACACCCTCACCGTGAAAGAGGCTAACGCTCTTCTCACGGGGATGGGGGAGGTGAAGCAGGTGAAGACGCCGCCGGTGCGTGGCCTGTGGGAGCTTCATTTCGAGAAGGAAGGTAAAAAGGCGGTAGCCTACATCGACTATGGCAAGAAGTATGTCATTCCCGGCCCGGTCTACAGCATCGCCACCAGGTCTCCAATAACGGGTGAGGCACCTCCGAAACCAGCTGCAAAAAAGGTGAATGTTTCGGCTATTCCGTTGGCCGACTCCATAACAATGGGAAACCCGAAGGGGAAAAAGAGGCTGTTCGTATTTACCGACCCCGACTGCCCGTTTTGCTCAAAGCTTCACACGGAGTTGAAGAAGCTGGTCAAGCTGGAGCCGGATGTTGCAGTCTACATCAAGCTTTTCCCCCTGAAGATGCACCCCAAGGCGTACGACAAATCACGGGCAATCATGCAGGGAAGTGATCCGGGAAAGCTCCTGGACGAAGCATTCAGGGGGGGTAGCCTTCCCGCTCCGGCACCGCAAGGAGCAAAAGGGGTGGATGAAACGATCCGGATTGCCGGCACTCTCGGAATCAATGCGACTCCGACCCTCGTACTGCCGGACGGGAGCGTTCTGCCTGGTTACCGGAAGGCGGAGGAGATAAAACGCCTGATGGCAAAAAAGAAGAAATAG
- the lptF gene encoding LPS export ABC transporter permease LptF — translation MKRTLHLYLFRETLVPFLLGIATFTSVLLMGRLLKLADMVVAKGVPLSDVLRLVLYLLPFFCLVTIPMAFLLAILLAFGRLSADSEITAMKSGGISIYGMLPPVLAFALLAYAATSFITMDALPRGNVAFKKAVIELARSRADLALKEQVFIDEFPGIVMYINRYDQERRLMSGILLQDERNPAAPLTIFAGHGSISSSEDNILHLRLHEGSIHSSLGPEGYRLIRFRDYDLSVNLARKEDRVETDEEDMTFAQLRSEIARGTGGERRTKAMLIEYHRRISLPFACFVFALVGVPLGIQNQRSGKAAGFSLSLGVILGYYILFSAGKTLTERGLLHPAAATWAPNILFLLLGAYLLRTTAAERRITLFVHLTHLTNHLRKRFGRGRHTR, via the coding sequence ATGAAAAGGACGCTGCACCTATATCTGTTCAGGGAAACGCTAGTGCCGTTCCTGCTCGGTATCGCCACCTTCACTTCGGTTCTCCTCATGGGGAGGCTGTTGAAGCTGGCAGATATGGTGGTTGCGAAAGGGGTCCCCCTTTCCGATGTCCTGCGCCTCGTACTCTATCTCCTTCCGTTCTTCTGCCTCGTCACCATTCCGATGGCGTTCCTCCTTGCGATTCTTCTCGCTTTCGGACGCCTTTCTGCCGACAGCGAGATCACTGCAATGAAATCGGGAGGCATCAGCATTTACGGGATGCTGCCACCGGTACTCGCGTTTGCCCTGCTTGCCTATGCCGCCACCAGCTTCATAACCATGGACGCTCTCCCCCGTGGCAACGTCGCATTCAAAAAAGCGGTTATTGAACTGGCGCGAAGCCGGGCCGACCTGGCACTCAAGGAGCAGGTCTTCATCGACGAATTTCCCGGCATCGTAATGTACATCAACCGCTACGACCAGGAAAGACGACTTATGTCGGGCATCCTCCTGCAGGACGAGCGCAATCCCGCCGCCCCCCTCACCATCTTCGCAGGCCACGGCAGCATATCCTCCAGCGAAGATAACATCCTGCACCTGCGGCTTCACGAGGGGAGCATCCACAGCTCCCTGGGTCCCGAAGGCTACCGCCTGATCCGGTTCCGGGACTACGACCTCTCGGTAAACCTTGCGCGCAAGGAGGACCGGGTGGAAACAGATGAAGAGGACATGACGTTCGCGCAACTGCGGAGCGAGATCGCCCGCGGAACTGGGGGCGAGCGGCGCACAAAGGCCATGCTCATCGAGTACCACCGGCGGATTTCGCTCCCGTTTGCCTGTTTCGTCTTCGCACTTGTGGGAGTCCCATTGGGAATACAGAATCAGCGTTCCGGAAAAGCCGCCGGATTTTCCCTGAGCCTCGGCGTCATCCTTGGCTACTACATATTGTTCTCTGCTGGAAAAACCCTGACAGAACGCGGTCTGCTTCATCCGGCCGCGGCAACCTGGGCCCCGAACATCCTGTTCCTCCTGCTAGGGGCATATCTCCTGCGTACAACCGCGGCGGAACGAAGGATAACGCTGTTCGTTCACCTCACGCACCTTACTAACCACCTGCGAAAAAGGTTCGGGCGCGGGAGGCATACGCGATGA
- the ahcY gene encoding adenosylhomocysteinase, with the protein MTQDFKVADLSLAEWGKKEIKIAETEMPGLMAIREEYASSQPLKGARITGSLHMTIQTAVLIETLKALGAEVRWASCNIFSTQDHAAAAIAAGGTAVYAVKGETLEEYWDYTHRIFEWPDGGFSNMILDDGGDATLLLHLGTKAEKDQSVLSTPGSEEETILFAAIKKKLAQDPTWYSSRIDKIKGVTEETTTGVHRLYQMHERGELRFPAINVNDSVTKSKFDNLYGCRESLVDGIKRATDVMVAGKIAVVCGYGDVGKGSAQALRALSAQVWVTEIDPICALQAAMEGYRVVTMDYACDKADIFVTATGNYHVIAHEHMAKMKDQAIVCNIGHFDNEIDVASIEKYQWEEIKPQVDHVIFPDGKRIILLAKGRLVNLGCATGHPSYVMSSSFANQTIAQIEIFTNPGRYEVGVYTLPKHLDEKVARLQLKKLNAELTKLSPQQAAYIGVSVDGPYKASHYRY; encoded by the coding sequence ATGACGCAGGATTTTAAAGTTGCCGATCTTTCACTCGCCGAGTGGGGGAAGAAAGAAATCAAGATTGCTGAGACGGAAATGCCGGGCCTTATGGCAATACGGGAAGAGTATGCCTCCAGCCAGCCCCTGAAGGGAGCCCGTATCACCGGATCTCTTCATATGACCATACAGACGGCGGTCCTCATTGAGACCCTGAAGGCGCTCGGCGCGGAGGTGCGCTGGGCTTCGTGCAACATTTTCTCCACCCAGGACCATGCCGCCGCCGCCATTGCCGCGGGGGGTACCGCCGTGTACGCTGTCAAGGGGGAGACGCTGGAGGAATACTGGGACTACACTCACAGGATCTTCGAGTGGCCAGACGGCGGATTCTCGAACATGATCCTTGATGACGGTGGAGACGCAACCCTTCTTCTCCATCTGGGAACGAAGGCTGAGAAGGATCAGTCGGTGCTTTCAACTCCGGGTTCGGAGGAGGAAACGATCCTCTTTGCAGCCATCAAGAAGAAGCTTGCTCAGGATCCCACCTGGTACTCCAGCCGCATCGACAAGATCAAAGGGGTGACCGAGGAGACGACTACCGGAGTGCATCGGCTTTACCAGATGCACGAGCGGGGAGAATTGCGGTTCCCGGCGATAAACGTCAATGATTCCGTAACAAAGAGCAAGTTCGATAACCTGTACGGCTGCCGTGAGTCTCTGGTGGATGGTATCAAGCGGGCCACTGATGTTATGGTGGCGGGAAAGATCGCTGTCGTGTGCGGCTATGGCGATGTCGGGAAAGGGTCTGCCCAGGCGCTCAGGGCACTATCGGCTCAGGTATGGGTAACGGAGATCGATCCGATCTGCGCCCTTCAGGCAGCGATGGAGGGATACCGGGTAGTGACGATGGATTACGCCTGCGACAAGGCCGACATCTTCGTAACCGCTACGGGCAACTATCACGTCATCGCCCATGAGCACATGGCGAAGATGAAGGACCAGGCCATAGTCTGCAACATCGGCCATTTCGACAACGAAATCGATGTAGCCTCCATCGAAAAGTACCAGTGGGAGGAGATCAAGCCCCAGGTGGACCACGTTATCTTCCCGGACGGAAAGAGGATAATTCTACTAGCCAAGGGAAGATTGGTGAACCTTGGTTGCGCAACCGGACATCCTAGCTACGTCATGTCTTCCTCCTTCGCCAATCAAACGATCGCGCAGATAGAGATATTCACAAACCCGGGTAGGTATGAGGTCGGGGTTTACACCCTGCCGAAGCACCTTGACGAGAAAGTGGCGCGGCTGCAGCTTAAGAAGCTCAACGCCGAGCTGACCAAACTGTCGCCCCAGCAGGCTGCCTACATCGGTGTCTCCGTTGACGGGCCGTACAAAGCCTCCCATTACCGGTACTGA
- the pyrH gene encoding UMP kinase, translated as MEQPYYKRVLLKLSGEALGGEQGYGIDPLTITTIANEIKEVVDCGTQLALVIGGGNIFRGLAASSRGMDRASADYMGMLATMINSLAMQDALEKAGVYTRVQSAIAMQEVAEPYIRRRAIRHLEKGRVVIFGAGTGNPYFTTDTAASLRAMEIGAEVILKGTKVDGVYSADPKKDPAAQRYENLTYLEVLKKGLQVMDATATSLCMDNNLPIIVFDITVSGNVKRVVFGENIGTIVKGE; from the coding sequence ATGGAACAGCCATACTACAAACGGGTGCTGCTCAAGCTTTCCGGTGAGGCCCTGGGCGGAGAGCAAGGTTACGGGATCGATCCCCTGACCATCACTACAATCGCCAACGAAATCAAGGAAGTCGTAGACTGCGGCACGCAACTGGCTCTGGTTATCGGCGGGGGGAACATCTTCCGTGGACTCGCTGCCTCCTCCAGGGGTATGGATCGAGCGAGCGCCGACTACATGGGAATGCTCGCCACCATGATCAACTCGCTGGCGATGCAGGATGCTCTCGAGAAGGCAGGAGTCTATACCCGTGTCCAGTCCGCCATCGCCATGCAGGAAGTGGCCGAGCCGTACATTCGCCGCCGTGCGATCCGGCATCTTGAGAAGGGGCGGGTGGTTATTTTCGGAGCCGGAACCGGGAACCCCTACTTCACCACCGACACGGCCGCAAGCCTCCGTGCGATGGAGATCGGTGCCGAAGTGATTCTCAAGGGAACCAAGGTGGACGGGGTTTATTCCGCTGACCCGAAGAAAGATCCGGCCGCTCAGCGCTACGAAAATCTTACATATCTGGAGGTTCTCAAGAAGGGGCTTCAGGTTATGGATGCCACCGCCACTTCCCTGTGCATGGATAATAATCTCCCTATCATAGTTTTCGATATTACCGTCTCCGGTAACGTGAAGAGGGTGGTGTTCGGCGAAAACATCGGCACCATCGTGAAAGGAGAATGA